The Halichoerus grypus chromosome 15, mHalGry1.hap1.1, whole genome shotgun sequence genome includes a window with the following:
- the NOSIP gene encoding nitric oxide synthase-interacting protein, producing MTRHGKNCTAGAVYTYHEKKKDTAASGYGTQNIRLSRDAVKDFDCCCLSLQPCHDPVVTPDGYLYEREAILEYILHQKKEIARQMKAYEKQRGARREEQRELQRAAAQDQVRGFLEKEAAIVSRPLNPFTPKAASENSPDDARPGSSAGPTGKDKDKALPSFWIPSLTPEAKATKLEKPSRTVTCPMSGKPLRMSDLTPVRFTPLDSSVDRVGLITRSERYVCAVTRDSLSNATPCAVLRPSGAVVTLECVEKLIRKDMVDPVNGEKLTDRDIIVLQRGGTGFAGSGVKLQAEKSRPVMQA from the exons aTGACACGGCATGGCAAGAACTGCACGGCAGGAGCTGTCTATACCTACCACGAGAAGAAGAAGGACACAG CGGCCTCGGGCTACGGGACCCAGAACATTCGCCTGAGCCGCGATGCCGTCAAGGACTTCGAttgctgctgcctctctctgcaGCCCTGCCATGACCCTGTCGTCAC CCCGGATGGCTACCTGTATGAGCGGGAGGCAATTCTGGAGTACATTTTGCACCAGAAGAAGGAGATCGCCCGGCAGATGAAG GCCTATGAGAAGCAGCGGGGTGCCCGGcgtgaggagcagagagagctgCAGCGGGCTGCGGCCCAGGACCAGGTGCGGGGCTTCCTAGAGAAGGAGGCAGCCATCGTGAGCCGGCCCCTCAACCCCTTCACGCCCAAGGCTGCCTCGGAGAACAGCCCAG ATGATGCCCGACCTGGGTCCAGTGCAGGCCCCACAGGCAAGGACAAGGACAAAGCGCTGCCCAGCTTCTGGATCCCGTCCCTGACCCCCGAGGCCAAGGCCACCAAGCTGGAGAAGCCT TCGCGCACCGTGACCTGCCCTATGTCCGGGAAGCCACTGCGCATGTCGGACCTGACCCCCGTGCGCTTCACGCCGCTCGACAGCTCCGTGGACCGCGTGGGGCTCATCACTCGCAGTGAACGCTACGTGTGCGCTGTGACCCGCGACAGCCTGAGCAACGCCACGCCTTGCGCCGTGCTGCGGCCCTC TGGGGCCGTGGTCACCCTGGAGTGCGTGGAGAAGCTGATTCGGAAAGACATGGTAGACCCCGTGAACGGGGAGAAGCTGACGGACCGCGACATCATCGTGCTGCAGCGG ggcgGCACGGGCTTCGCGGGCTCCGGAGTGAAGCTGCAGGCTGAGAAGTCGAGGCCGGTGATGCAGGCCTGA
- the RCN3 gene encoding reticulocalbin-3 — protein sequence MMWRPSLLLLMLLLRRGAQGKPSPDAGPHGQGRVHQAAPLSEAPHDDAHGNFQYDHEAFLGQEVAKEFDQLSPEESRARLGRIVDRMDRAGDGDGWVSLAELRAWIAHTQQRHIRDSVSAAWSTYDTDRDGRVGWEELRNATYGHYAPGEEFHDVEDAETYKKMLARDERRFRVADQDGDSMATREELTAFLHPEEFPHMRDIVIAETLEDLDKNKDGYVQVDEYIADLYSAEPGEEEPAWVQTEREQFRDFRDLNKDGRLDGSEVGHWVLPPAQDQPLVEANHLLHESDTDKDGRLSKAEILSNWNMFVGSQATNYGEDLTRHHDEL from the exons ATGATGTGGCGACCATCACTTCTGCTGCTGATGTTGCTGCTCAGGCGCGGGGCCCAGGGCAAGCCATCCCCTGACGCAGGCCCTCATGGCCAGGGGAGGGTGCACCAGGCGGCGCCCCTGAGCGAGGCCCCTCATGATGACGCCCACGGGAACTTCCAATACGACCATGAGGCTTTCCTGGGACAGGAAGTGGCCAAGGAATTCGACCAGCTCAGCCCAGAGGAAAGCCGAGCCCGTCTGGG GCGCATCGTGGACCGCATGGACCGTGCAGGGGATGGGGACGGCTGGGTGTCGCTGGCCGAGCTCCGTGCTTGGATCGCGCACACGCAGCAGCGGCACATACGGGACTCGGTGAGCGCGGCCTGGAGCACGTACGACACGGACCGCGACGGGCGTGTGGGTTGGGAGGAGCTGCGCAACGCCACCTATGGCCACTACGCGCCGG gtgaAGAATTTCACGATGTGGAGGACGCCGAGACCTACAAGAAGATGCTGGCTCGGGATGAGCGGCGTTTCCGGGTGGCGGACCAGGACGGGGACTCGATGGCCACTCGGGAGGAGCTGACAGCCTTCTTGCACCCCGAAGAGTTCCCTCACATGCGGGACATCGTGATTGCG GAAACCCTGGAGGATCTGGACAAGAACAAAGATGGCTACGTCCAAGTGGATGAGTACATCG CGGATCTGTACTCGGCCGAGCCCGGGGAGGAGGAGCCGGCCTGGGTGCAGACGGAGCGGGAGCAGTTCCGGGACTTCCGCGATCTGAACAAGGACGGGCGGCTGGACGGCAGTGAGGTGGGCCACTGGGTGCTGCCCCCCGCCCAGGACCAGCCGCTGGTGGAAGCCAACCACCTGCTGCACGAGAGTGACACGGACAAG GATGGGCGTTTGAGCAAGGCCGAGATCCTGAGTAACTGGAACATGTTCGTGGGTAGCCAGGCCACCAACTACGGCGAGGACCTGACCCGTCACCACGACGAACTCTGA